The sequence below is a genomic window from Daphnia pulicaria isolate SC F1-1A chromosome 6, SC_F0-13Bv2, whole genome shotgun sequence.
tttagaacattctgctttttatagagtaattttaaatgtataattcagcttagtttacccattaaaattaaagaaagtccaagcctgggatgctgtttagtcttttcttgtgtgtttgagcttgtcacttgtcagcagatctgtcaaaaaacacaagaaaagactaaacagcatcccaggcttggactttctttaattttaatgggtaaactaagctgaattatacatttaaaattactctataaaaagcagaatgttctaaacaacgataatcctgaacatttctaagattagataagtaattctatgcttaaataataaaaaacccgctttctactatccccacaacgttaaaaggatacgttggcgcacgatcctaatttagcggttgtgcaactcagcatccggaACTTGTCTATCAAACGATTCATTTTTAGACGGACGTCTACGCCACCTGTTGAGCGCCACAGGGACCACGATCAAGGACACGTTCCCTCTCGTGAACCCATCGCCTTTGTCCCTTGGttcgttttttggtttttcccgaaacgaaaattgaacaatacattttaaaggtaaaaaaaaataattgtcagACTTACAGGTGACGAGAGCGAAGTGAGAATGATCAGCTGATCACACACAAATAGTCGAGTTCAAATGGAGTTAATCgggataattttttaatccaaCATCACGCGGCGACAACGAAAAATTCCTGTCTGTCCTTCCCCCTTTAATTTCGAACgcgtttcaaataaaatttaaaaaattcactttttaattgtgtgtttttttggcTGTTAATCACCCGATCGCCCGATCGCCGACTGTCGCGTTTTGCGATCGCAAACCTTGGCCGCTCGTGTCGTaacttttcgtttttgttgttttttgtttctttttttttccgcccaggGAAAAGattcgggagagagaaaaaagggagagagagagtatctTCCCCCCGGAGAGTCCAAACGTGAGCGCCATCTTACACGCCGACCGATGACCACTTTCGTCTGCTTGGCCTGGCGAGTTGATTCGATTATTTTTgtccaaaagagagaaagaaaaagaaataaacttcttttttgattatattgagagagagagacagagagagggTAGAGCTGGGTGGATGAGGAGATATCCACcctctttatctttttcttccgttttatGTCGAATGTTTTCGGCGTTTGTTGTGAAGCCGGGCGACCGAAAAACACCAAGAGCCCCAGCCAGCCagtcagccagccagccagcaattTGGCCGCGTATATAGCGTGAGCGTGAGCTGCGCTGCCCCTGTCTGACTGTGGAAATGTAGGACGCGGTTCGGATCAACTcgtgtgttttcttttcccgttttttcttttttcttttttctttcttcttcttcttcttgagagTTCGACGAGTTGTGAACCCGCCTCCAGCTCGGGCATATGTAGCCCTTTGTCCCAGTGTATATTTACTGCGTgcatagctctctctctcactctgcagttgcttgatatataaatgaaaaaatacaatatcATAAAATGTATTCTGGGCCAGCCCTTCCGCCCGCCCGCGCCATTCGTCGGCtctattttaagttttaaaaagaaacaaaaaatatacccAGCTGGATCAAAATTCCCTTCTGTTATTCGGACgataagatttttattttaataaaagaaaaaagaaaaaactatttgtgaaAGAAATTGCATTTCATACGGAGGCTCATCGCGATGGGTCAACAAACGCGTTTAATCCTTTATATATGGGAATAGTTATCAAGTTGACTTTGTAGGATCGATTATTGTGTGTGGACAAAGGGCGACGCGTGTTTATCTCGACCAATCACGAGATAACCAACTATTCTAATCAATCAGTCTGATACCGCTGTAGCGGTCAGGTCAGCTGTACCGGatacagaagaaagaaagaaaaaagaaaaaaaaaatgaatagagGTGCCACACCTGCGTTACAACCTTTTTGCTTTTATCTCTTGCATCGTGCATGTTTTTAATCTTGATTGTAATTCATTTAATTGGACCTGTCAATTTTCCGCATACAAGGCAACCGGGGGTCGACTTGATtcgattcaaattaaatttgattttaatcttttgataataaaattacaagcgtcacgaaaaatcaaaaggatTAAACAGAGAAACGCTGGGAGAGTGTGTGAGGATAGGCCTTACACGGTGGGGGGAAAGTAGTAGGCCATCAGACAGACACACAACGGGACGGGTCGGCAACCCGCGGATTATGACTCAACAGAACAAGTCAGACCGTGACTATTGTACAGCACGACGCGCCCGATGGTTCGGGTTCTTAAAGAAaactttgtttctctctctttttttattttttccccttctctctctctgtcgaaAGCGTCGAaggttttctatttcttttttcttctttccactcGAGGACAACCAGACATCGTCTAGacggccccttttttttcttttttaaatttgattttattatttttcttctttttctttagttgccagagactttttgttttataaggAAAAGGTGACCATTTTGGAATAGACAACAAAATGGGAGGCGATgttttttcaaagataattTTCTTAAATCTAACCGAGTGAACTCGattgattttaatttgtttaaaaaaaaagaaccaaaattgCGTGTGACCTAGCGGTATATCTaggtatagtatagtatagtatagtatatacaAATGGTTGGATAAACTATCCATCACGGTGTTTCCAGCATTTTGATAATGAGACAACCGAGATGAAATTGAAGAGGTTTTGTGAATAGACAATAAGAGAATCTTGATCCCTCCCGTGGCGTATGGTGggggcctttttctttttcttatttttcgcccaaaaaaaagagagatagcGTCATAAAATATATTAACATGCATCAGACAGTCAGCGCATATAGTCGAGAGTGTCTAAAGGGAAAATAAGGTCATGGCTGTGAGTCTCGCTGGAGAGAACTGGCTGGCTGCATATGAAGTTCGTTTATCCATCAAGGTGTTAGAATCCGCCCCGACTGCTGACGACCCGCCTACTGGCCTCCGCCGAACGGCTGGAAATAGAACACGGCGGGAGtagagttgtgtgtgtgtgtgtctagtaCTACCAGGCGTACCAGCGTTAAATAAAACacgaaacacaaaaatgaGGACTTTACTTTTAGTGGAGCTCGTCATTATGtggacaaaagaagaagaagaagaaaaaaaaactgaaataacAATGTCGTATTTGTTGTACGCTATGATGTACAGGCGTCGACTTTTTGCAGCATGTAAGAGACGACGCCGTGAGCGGCGGGTCTTTGTCGGACGAGCCGACGCTCGTCAACCACCCACCCAATGGGCTGATAATATTCAAAAggatagagaaaaagaaagaaagaaaaaaaaaacgtcaaattGCATCTTCTTTCATCGTTAAAAGCATCGGAATAAGAAAATGGGAGGAAAATGGGCAACTGCGATGGATAGCATTCCATTTGGTGGCAAagtggaaaaaagagagagaattcCAGAtgagaaaacacacacacacagcgcatTGAAAGGTACACACGTAAACtcatttggggaaaaaaaaaatactgccGGCCACACCCCGAACTCTCTTTTGTGCGTGTTGTTGTGTACAAGATAATATACGACACGGTAGAGAGAAGAAACGATCCCTGTAATGCAGCCGCCAATGTGTCCTTTTTTCATCCCGGCAATAGCGAGGAAAATCAAGACcacaacgccatctagcggccggGGAAACAACAACCTGTCAAATGTTtccaaattcgaaaaaataaaataaaacgcgccttttttgtttgttcttttcagTGTAATGATGAAATGATgaaacaacaaatcaaaaaaaattattttcatctttttttttagtacttatgcaacaaagctactggtttctccattttttaagATGCGTGGGTCAACTTGAAAGACTCAAAAAAAGTACTGACAGTGGGGGCAAGGGAGTAAAGGGAGAGGCGTTTTGCATATATAATGATTTCTACCGGGGAGGGAGCAGAGAATTGATAATTATGTAACGATGTAACAGAactgaacacacacacacacaatgctgATAATTCAATTTCACGATGACTCTTTTGTAAGTTTGATctctagaagaaaaaaagaaaatgagatattgattttgaaaaatggcatTATTAGGTTTTCTGTTTCAGATAGagtgaataaaattttttgtttttttaatagtaaCACGGACTATATGTAGGTAAAATATTACTGGATGAATCACAAACgcaatacttttttttcttaaatctcTCATAGCTCTtcccacacaaaaaaagtttgaacaattttcctcgaaattattattattatttttgttttaagtcaCAAAACTTTTTCAAGAATTTCTCCTCTTTCTTTGACTAGCTCGCAATGattgaattcttcttcttattctgaaCACATTCGAATTTAACTTTTCTTGAAATGATTCGGGGATTGCATCCACCCAGAAAAAATATGATATTTCTGGTACGGTGAACTATTTTTACCAAATATGCAGCGTTTCTGGCCTAAGCATGTGTACATATCATTAAATgatcaataaaattgaaagaaaatattgattcctaaaaaaacaaaacaaaaaatgttatatAGTGTGGTGTTAAGTGTGGGATATTAGGTGGGCGGggatttattctttctttctttttcttctctctctctctctcgcataGTAAATAACTATAAACGGGCTTCCGTCGACTCCAATTCGTAAAACAATAGGTAGGCCTCTGATGAAACGACCCGCTGGGCGGTCAAGTTCGATATCCTGgaatatttcaattgaatttgttaatttttttaaaattttcgaatttaaaatgacgcgTCTGAACCTAGAGTCGTTGTATTCGTGCCAATTCGCACTGAATGGATGCCGGCAGGAGGCCGTGTAGTGTCCCGAATAGGCCGATCCCGAATGATTGATGACTCCGTAAAGTTGGTAGCTGCAAGGCGATGGTTTGATGCCTGGACTTGTGTAGGCAGACAAGTCCAGGTCCGTCAGCGGGAAATCGACGCTGGCGTCTAATTTGCGGAATCTCTCGCCGGGACTGAAGCGTTTCAAATCTGCCGGGACAATTGAATAATGAATGAATCAATGCAAATTGATCAAAAATTCaggcgggaaaaaaaagaaaaactttgaaaaagtcACGGAGAACTTACGGAGCACAAGAATCTGAGGGAACTTGTGAATGGTGAACTTTTTGGTGCACTTGCGCCGAGTTTGACATTTGGAACACGTCTGTAaaatggtaaaaaagaaataggtgAAGTTGCTCAAGCCCAACAAATGAAAGACGGGAATCGAAATGTCTAAATGTCTGGTCCTTACGGGCTTTTCATCTCCGTCGAGTATTTCTTCCTTGCCGAAAAGATCGAGGCAGTGCTGCAACTTGACGTTGGATTTGCTGGACGGCGGGATAGGCAGAGAGAGATCCCAAAAGGGATCAAACGTCACGCTGCAGTGACCGCAGACAGTGCACTGTAAAGTTGATTTGAGCTGGCCAACAAACAGGTCCACGATCTTCGAGTCGTCCCTCCTCACGTAACGCTTCCACGATTCCGCGGCCTTCTCCGAATCACTGTCAACACAAACAACCAaacgaacaaaagaaaagatgacaactcgaaaaatttgaactttcTGGCCAGTTCATATGACAAGTCGACAGCAGGCTCCAGGAAAAGAGACCAAATTTAATACCTCAAATCATCTGAAATGTCATGTTCGAGAGGGCGGGGTTTGACGGCAATTCGGTTGACATCTTCGTGCAAACCCTCCAAAAGATATCGGAGAAATTCCTGGGCGTCTTGTTGATTGTAGCCCATGAAACGAGGAGCAAATTTTtgaatctaaaaacaaaatcaaacgtGAAATTTAGCTTTATATAATTGGGGAAATCTTTTGACTTATTTGTTATACCTGGCTCTTTAGAGCAGTCGGATTAACAGCGCTGGATGAGTACgagtcgtcatcgtcatcttctttcttccacAATTCGGCTAAAACGATGGCGAATGCTGGGAAATttccaataaaacaaaaaaacccggtGAAAACCCGGTGAAAACCAGTTGAAAGGAGAAGGAACCCGATCAAAATGCATCATCAGCCAAACGAAATTTAATACCTTTGATGAGAGCTCCGTTCATCGATGACGTGGAAGTGTTGATGTGATTGGCGTACTCGTTCGATATGACGTATTCAAGCACAGAGCGAGTGTTGCTCAGGCACTGCAGCACCGAATTCATAAAACACTGGAAAaaccgaaaagaaagaaagaaaataaaaagggggaaatcaatacGGCGATTTTAAAATGTCAAACGGGTCTGGTGGCAACTGAAATTTATTCTCGAGTCTGAGCACATACCGTATTGCCAATATTTCTGAGTCCAACCAGTCCTGTACTCTCGTTGGACGTGGTGGTCTTGGCTTGGCTTGAACTGCAGGTGCGTGACCGAGGCGCCGATTTCGGTGACGACGTCTCTGACGTCTGATCGACTGAATCCGAAATCGAGTGCCTCGATCCTCTCGCTCCACTCAACTTTGCTGAGGTAACTGAAGATCGAATGGCCGGAAGATGTCCTCCATCctgatattaaaaaaagaaagaaagaagaaagaaaaaatcaataaaacgtGATCaataagttaaaaataaaaaaaaaaaatccgggaATCGACCCCAGTGAcataaaatagatttttttttttttagtttgaacATACTCCTGGTACTTCGGTTACAGGGTAAGTGTACTGGTATTTCCTAAAAAGAGCCAAGAAGCTGCGTGACAGAGTCGTCGGTGAGAGAGGCGTCTCGCGGCGACCGCCGAGAAAATGGTTCAACTTGTTACTGGATTTCACTCGGGACTCCTCATCTCCACTGTGAACCCATTCCAGGGTGGAAGCGTTCAGAATTGTAACCATCGTGACAGTTTTCGCacttaaacacacacacagagaataTAATAAGACGAATAAAAACAAGGAATGTTCAATCAAGAATAGAAGAGTCGATTCACACGTAGATAGATATTTAAATACGTCCAGGCAGAAGCTAAGTTCTTATTACTAGTCGATGGGATCGAGTGGGCGCTCAATTgtttttctcaatcaaaagACAATTCAGCTGACTGGCAAGAGATCCGAGCAGCCACTGACAGATTTTCGTCTCTCTACAGCTccttattttttgggttttggctGGACTTTTGACTCcctcccccccaccaccaccaccattcaGCTCCCAATCCATTTTGTTTCCTCCCTCCCCCCACCATCTtcctttctccttttcctCGTTCGTGATGCCGCAACCCGATTACCTTGCCCCCCCGTCTAACCGTTCTCTCCCATTGGCGAATGGCCTCGTCCCGTTGGGTTCCCGACAATAGAAGGTCACCTGATCCGAATTCCGCGCACACTTCAAACTCCTTTTCTCAGCGGACTAGGCCacattttttatcttcttctccatgccaaaaaaattgtttttcttccccttGCCCCTACCAGATAGCGTCGGATTGAGACAACTTTGTCTATACTCTATACGGGGTTTAAAACATTTATCTTTGGCTcaaggtttttgttttttaaaagggcCGCAGGTatagattaaataaaaaacgagaCGATATCAAAGTCCGGTTTACTCCCGTGACGTGTTGAAGCATCTTCCTTTTTCGACAGTCTAATTTggaaattatcaaaaaaattatcctGTTTGAAATTGGACAATTTGAATAGAAGAAAGGTCGCAGAGTCGTGTTTTTCCTGTAATACCTCATTCCTTCGCATTGCGCAACGCTCATTATATCTGCACGATCGTGATAGAAAGGCGGGaactttttacaaataaaaaaattcgttgtttcttttttattattattatttctcggTTTCTTCATGGTCACGGCGGCTGAAATTGGCCttagacatttttttgttgtaaattCCGGATGCGTCTTTTCTAAAATAAGTGAGGGGGAACTGTTTAACAGATTTGGAAACAGGCTcgtcttttccatttttcttcaacattcACTTGTGAAATCTGTCAGATGCCGGAGAATCCGGGCACGCCTCCAATCCCGGAAAATGCCAACGAGGAGGACCATTAAGAACTGATTCAACTTTGTGTCTACgtagctgctgctcctgctgctgctcctgctgcggCTGGACGTTCTTACGTATTTTTAGCTGGCCACTTTCAGTGTCTGTGCAAgcctttcaaaataaaaaaggacggAGACAGATGTATCTAAATGTATCGCTGGCTGGCCAAGGAAGCAGCTGCCAGCGAGGACACAACACCTCAACTGCGAACGCAAGTAATTCGATCGCCCCAAGATCAATGAGGAAGGAAGTTGAAAAGGAGGGGAGGAAACACAAAAGTTCCTGCGTCTGAATGCGGCCAGGAGGCCTTCACGTTTTTTGTTGTGCTCTTCGAATCGGGTCACGACGGATGACGGGCGggagttggaaaacaaaaatcaaaaagtcctTGGGCgcagtcaaacaaaaaagtccAGCGGTTTGGCTGACGCCAGCCAGGGGAAGGcggttttaaatttaaaatcaaacgtGACCAGCAAGGACGTGGCCGGTAGGAGCCAGTTGactctaaagaagaaaaaaaaaaaaaacattttcggcAGCCTATCGACCCACACGTCACGACTAGTCGACAGGAaatcataatcat
It includes:
- the LOC124342272 gene encoding ubiquitin carboxyl-terminal hydrolase 2-like — its product is MPVLTSSSTSSPSRRLGGSYTSYSSSYGSGGGSSSYSRSSSTFSSSSSSGRTSSLDRSPYSSSYVASSYKYTSPSVSVTRDYSVSSRPPISSTRTSSSLYSSSTRTSPARTYFSTRKSTSEDGATGSSRNRETQSETRDLSSSSTANSNNNYLNGNVKRSRDYSSNFVPSSTLSKYRTERASGLANGSTVPTRTSKYSSDRDAEIPKIGDRIRNFQSSKSVGETPVFRSRFLRSSQPLDDKKEEQQNAEEDVRPTVSDLRRRYDQNRNHVTPDRSRTSPAPSSSFTGKPPPIGGSKSSRTTTTGYGSDSDESVERDGGSTPVNQRLAAVAPSARIQNSPTPDRIVNGESSRASPAPRTAPAIAKDVALRSSSPSTLSSSSSDDNQDGGHLPAIRSSVTSAKLSGARGSRHSISDSVDQTSETSSPKSAPRSRTCSSSQAKTTTSNESTGLVGLRNIGNTCFMNSVLQCLSNTRSVLEYVISNEYANHINTSTSSMNGALIKAFAIVLAELWKKEDDDDDSYSSSAVNPTALKSQIQKFAPRFMGYNQQDAQEFLRYLLEGLHEDVNRIAVKPRPLEHDISDDLSDSEKAAESWKRYVRRDDSKIVDLFVGQLKSTLQCTVCGHCSVTFDPFWDLSLPIPPSSKSNVKLQHCLDLFGKEEILDGDEKPTCSKCQTRRKCTKKFTIHKFPQILVLHLKRFSPGERFRKLDASVDFPLTDLDLSAYTSPGIKPSPCSYQLYGVINHSGSAYSGHYTASCRHPFSANWHEYNDSRISNLTAQRVVSSEAYLLFYELESTEARL